From Rhopalosiphum padi isolate XX-2018 chromosome 2, ASM2088224v1, whole genome shotgun sequence:
CACACCATGGTTGGTTACTATATAATCCCATGGCAACATAGCAgattttgcatattattgttGCACATAATTGTTCAGACACATTTtaggtacaacaaaataatacagtTTTTGTACATTAGTTTTAAGAGTagtaatcatatttaaaaaaaaaactaaacattgcATGATAAACATGCAACCTAAATTTGTATGTTcctcatatagtcatatatcttatatgtatattgatcttgtcaataattaaatttgttaaatgtttaacaaGTCATACTTTTTACACATAAACATCATCATCATTCACAGttggctattataatattacacgagACCTATCTTATCATCACAGTATAAAATTAGAATGTTTAAATGATTatagtatcatatttttttaatataatgtaagatgggtgtaatctatataatattgctgTGTAGACTATAGaaacattattgttaaaaattgtatttgtgcattattaatattaaataaatataatacatggcATATTAGCTAcacaaattttgattattttcgaCATTTTATGTGTAacagtgataactgataataaataataatacctatacttaaatataaataatttttacttaattttgctacactatttacttaattaattttaaagctgAATGGGAgatgaacaataataacaaaataaattatagtatatataattttaataatatttttgtactttaaatATCTACAATATGTATCATAGTAGATATTgactaaaaacaaatatgaacaattttacaagttttgaattgtttatttaaactataataatgttgattccttaaaaaaaaattatttcacagAAACATAGAAATTAAGCTTAAGTAAAGATGACAGtggttaaataattttcaaagtaaacaaataaaataattaatatttaacttaaaatgtacattgaactttattatttaaaacaataaaatatttatttgtaaaagatATTAATTGTCTTACCAAATAcagatttgattatttttttaaattatcgtgAATATGTAAAAGAATAACGATAAATAAATGAGTTCAAGGGACTAATTCCTTAAGACAAATTAAACaggtaaagtataatataactatacatttgatgagatataaaacttaaaattaaatgaattgaagtaaattattgaaaaataaattatagctatCACAcacttatttttcaataataatattgagatagtctaattaaacttaatataccTTAAGATAAACTCCTGCTGCTCTTACAGTTATATTGGCTGTCTATGACGGAGGAACACCATTACATTGTTTTCATCCACCGCATCCAATCGGTTTCTTAGGATAGTGATCATATTATCTTCATCTGTAATTTCAAGCAAAGGTGGATCTagataattataagtaaaaattgttattagttactaaatattatctgaaattttatgtaaattatttataatgctaCAAAAATACTCACTTATATTACCAACTTGCTTAGACCAGACTTCATGTGATAAACATCTCACTTGACGGCCCGTAGGGACGTTGAAGAAACCCATGGATGCCTTGCGCAGTATATTGGCCTCAAAACGCGCTGGATTCCAACTTGTTTGACTAGGATCCTCCGTAACTAGTTCCAGTTGCAAGTAAGCCTCTAGGTAACAAGTATCAGTCTCAGGGTTCCACAGAATCACACACTTTGTCTCAAAACCCCTAAgtgaatatttacaatatatttaaataaattatacacacattttaggcaccaaaattataatatgtgctaaGCACTTACAGGGCCGAATTTACGTTTTTTAGGCTACTAGGATCATCCTATGGTGTAAGCTCTATTAATGGAGTCTTTAATGGGTAGGGGGttactttttcttcaaaaaaaaaaagatttagaaaaaacaaatgattgatgatataaaaattaaaatcattaagttATTCAACactaaatattgttatgatccgagtttataaaaataaaaataaataaattcactgCAGTGTAAAATTtacctaatacaaaataattgtatcaactaaatattaaatataacttaaatgaCTTAGTCTTggtgtttaaactttaattagtTTATGCCTGAACTTTGAATTTatgaaactatttatattatatttataatttatctgtcGTAAAATGTCATTTTCAATGGTAAGTAAAGCTAATACACTGAGTCTTTCTTCTGTTGTGGATGTTAAAAACCTGTTCTTTATGAAATTAGTTATGAAAATGACCTTTTTCTACTGCTGTCGATGACCATAAATGACAGGTCTCAGGTACATCTTGAAAAGCATTCACGATATTAGGATAACAATCTAATGATGCTTTTCTCTAGAGGCAGTTTATACATCTATCTCTCTTGTGATATAACTTTTCATTTGTTCTGCACAAACtgaattagtttattattagggtGGGAAACAAACTAACTGAATAATAGATGTGGAAGaaccattaatatatattttttttttttttagtcatgtGATATATTGTGATCTATATAGTTTATGCGTAAATCTAGCCCTGAACACACCTAACCCCAAAATACCTGCTATTTGCTGGTTGACAAAGAGGTATGGGTTTCTTCTCCTCTTCTGTGTTCAGTCTTATgcacaatacaattaaaatgtcaCCATTTAATGGAcaaatctgataaaaaaaaaacatttgaattatttttaataaaatataatatcattaagatGTAAATTGAACATAATTAACTCATATTTACATCAACAATAGAAGAGTCATAGTCGTTATAGCACCAAAATTTGTGACCTTCTAGATTGCAAATAATTTCAGCCACTTTATAACTAACATGTTCAAAATCTAAACTCGCCTGTTTTACAAcgcaaacatttttttcctaaagaaaaaataactatatcaataaatataatttaatgtacatgTAAACATGTTTcagttcaaataataatttttacaagatAGTAAAAAATGACTAACAGCATTAGTATTTATAGCTTCACgcaaaaatcataataactgcataatgaaatttattaaaataagtaataaaaactatttttaacaaatatcaaACACTATAATCTTAAAacttacttaaaatgtttactaaaatataataataattattaacattgctaatatatattttttagattagcATAAATACCTGTTTTCCAATTTTAGCAGTATTGATCATTTGCATTTGAGCAGAAGCAGACCCGTGCACAGACAATGGAAGTGCACATAAAGACCCTGTTATACCATCTTCTTCTAAAGTttcaaaaaaaccccaaaaataattactacatgtatattaaattaattatatattttaattcattaaaatcttaAGATTAATaagtgattaatttttatataaattattcataactattaataaatgttattcataATTTGGTAAAAAGTGAAATCTTACACAACTTTGTCCTATAAATCAAAGATCTTAAATCAATTACctaaattatttcatacaacTCGggttattaaaatctatttattgcTTTAGGTCGTAGGCACAATTTGGGTGGTGGGGGGAAGGACTTAAAGATGCTTGTTTCCTCCAGTATTAAATTTAGCTCCtttcaaaaatttgtattttagtttttaattgaaGTATTAAATCTTTCATTAATTATCTAATCAATATAACCCAGTAAGCGTTGTTTGaagaaatttttcaaaattaaaacaatataatataatatattacatataagtacctaaatgCTGGTATTTGTTTAAtcgttttactaaaaatatttttcattttagtaataaattattattaaatgaaggaAAGTGGGTGAGtagaatatattagtatttgaaCAGGGAGTAGGGGTCAAAGCCCCTTAAGGgtctttttcatttaaatatgtaaagcTCTACCAAGACAAAAACGGAAATAGCACCTATGTTTTaggtgtaattttataatattaaataatcaagtaacagttatcaaaataaattagaaattattcaaactaatcaaattgtaatattaaagttaaaaatatttctaataatatatctttataaatatttaaaaccaatattttttctattttagtagTCACAAATAAATGAAGAATAATAAAACTACCATCTAAATCTGTAGTGACTGAGACAATTTCTTCATCTACTTCAATGTACTGTCTTTCAAATTTTACTGAACATCCTTGTAATGGTACGGATCGGAATGAATTACTTGATTGATTTCCTATTTATTAATACCGTTGTataaagtaaagaaaaaaatgttatgctatataataaacacatataagctgtatttaaaaatatgtttacctTGAATATTATCAGGAACAATCATAACACTGATTTTCTTATCACAGGgacttttggaatttttaaacaatgGAGTTTTATTTCTTGGCTTGAGCACATTGGTAATCTTTCTGTTAGTACTATCAGGACTCTTAATGTCTCTATCTTCAGAGGTAACTGAACGAGGTGATGATAAACAATCCCAGTCGGCAATGATTGCATTTAATTCTTGagcaaataacatttttctatcaCAGTCATTTAATATATCATCTTCATAGTCTGTTTGTATATATAAAGGTGTTTGATCAACGGCTGAAGGTCCCGGAGATTCACAGCGTTGAAAGAGACTTTTTTTTGATGATGGATGTACATTTTCCATATCTTCTTCTTCGGgacaaaattcatacattttatctGCTATTCTTCTCCTTCTAAACCATTTAAACTTAAGCAAACAATTATCATCGTTTTCATCAAAATCATAAACCTATcagataaacaataaaaacatcaGATTagattaatagttaaaaataaaagcatattatttgtttcaattttgTTTACCTTTTCGGCATCTTTCATCCTTAAAAGACGATGGTTGTTATAATTGGGCATGGGATTTAAAGCAGCTATTGGCATATCTTGTTCTTTATCAAActacaatgaaaaattaaaattaaaattaaatctaaaatacattTCTTATTTAGGTGAACATACAAAACATCTCGTATCAATATGTCTTCTTTTGACACCCCTTTCTTGATTATCACTTTTATTTGCCATTTTATAACCAAATTCAGTCAAATCATTACTAAGCCTgtaaatgaaaatgaattacttaatataaattaagtgactaatttatattttttaatatatacttgtgAACTAATGGAACATTAATGTTTTCTGATTTATCAGGCTTAAAATTTTGATTCTTAtccaaatcaatatttaaaacgtgAATAAAATTACACGTATTGAGCACAATATGATCATCATATTTCAACGACACTGAAGGCTCTAGTTGAGGATAAGGATGAGATACTGTGAATGATGTATGTACAGTAAGGCCATGAACGAGACATGTGTTTCCCAAATAATACTTTGAAATATctatacacaaattaaatttgtagtttatataaaataaaaaataaacaaaatgatgTACAATCTTTACATACCTTCATCTCTATGCTCACGGGCTACTGATTGACAATCTTTACAGTTACTTAAAGATGGCAATGTGGTGACTGTAATGTAAATTTTGTGCATATCACTATCATCATCTTCAGAAGTCAcactatttatagaaataaagaaaaatacttaataacaatattacttaATCCAATAGAATTATTTACCTTTCACCGAAAACTACAATTCTATCAGAACGGTTTGGCCATTGGAcgatgtaaacatttaaaaactcaCTAAACTCAgcgttttcaaataatataatttctgaaACCCTAATAGCTGTTTGACCTGGTCGAAAAGCCCAAAAATGTAGTTTATACTTCATGCTTGATGAAGACATAAGAGGACCATCAACAATAACTATATTCTCTGAGTCTGCTATTGAGTAAGTTAAGAGAAATCGACCACATCGAGTTAAACCCATAAATACATgactaaaacaaaatacattgaaaaaaaaataataca
This genomic window contains:
- the LOC132923378 gene encoding uncharacterized protein LOC132923378 isoform X2, encoding MKMSVSSDSIIHKLFNRQVHGTFKYKHMPQNNTRYLFKDNPDYGKFFLQDILEDISDHVFMGLTRCGRFLLTYSIADSENIVIVDGPLMSSSSMKYKLHFWAFRPGQTAIRVSEIILFENAEFSEFLNVYIVQWPNRSDRIVVFGESVTSEDDDSDMHKIYITVTTLPSLSNCKDCQSVAREHRDEDISKYYLGNTCLVHGLTVHTSFTVSHPYPQLEPSVSLKYDDHIVLNTCNFIHVLNIDLDKNQNFKPDKSENINVPLVHKLSNDLTEFGYKMANKSDNQERGVKRRHIDTRCFFDKEQDMPIAALNPMPNYNNHRLLRMKDAEKVYDFDENDDNCLLKFKWFRRRRIADKMYEFCPEEEDMENVHPSSKKSLFQRCESPGPSAVDQTPLYIQTDYEDDILNDCDRKMLFAQELNAIIADWDCLSSPRSVTSEDRDIKSPDSTNRKITNVLKPRNKTPLFKNSKSPCDKKISVMIVPDNIQGNQSSNSFRSVPLQGCSVKFERQYIEVDEEIVSVTTDLDEEDGITGSLCALPLSVHGSASAQMQMINTAKIGKQEKNVCVVKQASLDFEHVSYKVAEIICNLEGHKFWCYNDYDSSIVDICPLNGDILIVLCIRLNTEEEKKPIPLCQPANSRGFETKCVILWNPETDTCYLEAYLQLELVTEDPSQTSWNPARFEANILRKASMGFFNVPTGRQVRCLSHEVWSKQVGNINEDNMITILRNRLDAVDENNVMVFLRHRQPI
- the LOC132923378 gene encoding uncharacterized protein LOC132923378 isoform X1, encoding MKMSVSSDSIIHKLFNRQVHGTFKYKHMPQNNTRYLFKDNPDYGKFFLQDILEDISDHVFMGLTRCGRFLLTYSIADSENIVIVDGPLMSSSSMKYKLHFWAFRPGQTAIRVSEIILFENAEFSEFLNVYIVQWPNRSDRIVVFGESVTSEDDDSDMHKIYITVTTLPSLSNCKDCQSVAREHRDEDISKYYLGNTCLVHGLTVHTSFTVSHPYPQLEPSVSLKYDDHIVLNTCNFIHVLNIDLDKNQNFKPDKSENINVPLVHKLSNDLTEFGYKMANKSDNQERGVKRRHIDTRCFFDKEQDMPIAALNPMPNYNNHRLLRMKDAEKVYDFDENDDNCLLKFKWFRRRRIADKMYEFCPEEEDMENVHPSSKKSLFQRCESPGPSAVDQTPLYIQTDYEDDILNDCDRKMLFAQELNAIIADWDCLSSPRSVTSEDRDIKSPDSTNRKITNVLKPRNKTPLFKNSKSPCDKKISVMIVPDNIQGNQSSNSFRSVPLQGCSVKFERQYIEVDEEIVSVTTDLDEEDGITGSLCALPLSVHGSASAQMQMINTAKIGKQEKNVCVVKQASLDFEHVSYKVAEIICNLEGHKFWCYNDYDSSIVDICPLNGDILIVLCIRLNTEEEKKPIPLCQPANSRGFETKCVILWNPETDTCYLEAYLQLELVTEDPSQTSWNPARFEANILRKASMGFFNVPTGRQVRCLSHEVWSKQVGNINPPLLEITDEDNMITILRNRLDAVDENNVMVFLRHRQPI